From a single Bacteroidota bacterium genomic region:
- a CDS encoding GNAT family N-acetyltransferase produces the protein MKLETKRLIIRPIIPEDKIGIFEYRCDKETNKYQGWIPESLDDVEIFIGKISKQINEPETWFQFVIIEKESQKIIGDLGIHFLDRENRQAEIGCTLNKRFQNKGYATESLKRVIDYLFNDLTKHRIIASIDPGNKNSIRLVERIGFRKEAHFVESLLIKGKWVDDLIYAILEKDWEKLNL, from the coding sequence ATGAAATTAGAAACAAAACGATTAATAATCAGACCGATAATTCCTGAGGATAAAATTGGAATATTTGAATACCGTTGTGATAAAGAGACCAATAAATATCAAGGTTGGATTCCCGAATCGCTTGATGATGTAGAAATCTTTATTGGAAAAATTTCAAAACAAATTAATGAACCTGAAACTTGGTTTCAATTTGTCATCATTGAAAAAGAGTCACAAAAGATTATTGGGGATTTAGGGATACACTTTTTGGACAGGGAGAACAGGCAAGCAGAAATAGGATGTACCTTAAATAAGAGGTTTCAAAATAAAGGTTATGCAACAGAATCTTTAAAAAGAGTGATTGACTATTTATTTAATGATTTGACTAAGCATCGGATTATTGCATCAATCGACCCGGGAAATAAAAACTCTATCCGACTTGTTGAACGGATTGGATTTAGAAAAGAAGCTCATTTTGTTGAGAGTTTATTGATAAAGGGTAAGTGGGTTGATGACCTGATTTACGCAATACTTGAAAAAGACTGGGAAAAATTAAATTTATAA